The following is a genomic window from Candidatus Diapherotrites archaeon.
CCCCCTTTTGGGTCCAACAATGAAAGTTTTACCACTAGTGAAAATGGAGCGCGTGGAGCAAGTCAGCGCAGTAATTTTGCGGTCGAGGATAGTAGGAATCAAGTCCTTTCCTAGTTCTCCCTGATAGGGTTCCTCAGTCAAAGACATTCAAATCCCAGGGGGCAGAACACCGAGGTATGTTCAGGATAGATGAAGCCGTTCGCCGTGTCATCGTATGGGGGGCCCTTTCGTTTCAAATCCGGGTCGGTTCAAAACATACCCTTTCGTTTCATGTGAGGGGGGATATTGCGAGATTGGATATCATCTTTCGTCGTGTGAGTTTTCCGCAGATGTGGCACACGAAATTCTTGGTCTTTCCTTTTACGCGAATGGAAACGTTTTCTCCGTACACCCAATAATTTCCGCAACCCTTGCAGAAATGATTCCGCACCTCATCCGGAATGGCAACTCTGAAACGGGTGGATAATCCTTGAATAAGTTCCACGTAGCGCTTGCTTCGGGCCGGATTGGTATTCACTTCCTCCGCTGCCAACTCATCCAACCTAAACATGCGTTCCACCGCTATTTTCTGCTGGCCGGTGAGCGGGCGTACAAAACGGTTGGGTGTAGCCATATATTCCTAACCCTGAGTGCTTGAAGTAATAATCTTTTGGGTTGCGGCAATCTCGGAGGGTTGGGTTCCTGGACACCGCGATATCGACTATTCCGAGATCGAAAAGTGGCTGTATGCGGATGCCGGGAGTCGAACCCGGCCCCCGACCTTGGAAGGGTCGAATACTACCGATATACGACATCCGCAACCATAATGAATAATCGTACAAGAATGCTTATAAAAGCCCTATTGGCATCGGAATGAGATATGGAAAAAGAGCTTCGTATTTTTTAAGAAAAAATTTTATTAAAAAATGGAAACTTTTTAGAAAAAAGTTTCATCAAAAAACCGCCTATTGTTTCACCTTACAGGGAGGCCATGCGTCACCCTTTCGAGTTGGCGAGCGATTAGGCGAGCGGGTCACCAAATTCATTCATCCAGTGCGTCCCGCGGATGAAATCATTCCTCCTCGTCTTCGTCCTCGTCAAATTCGTCCAGGTGATACGTTCCCTCATCGATGCCAAGTTCCTTCAATTCCATTTCCGCTTGCTTTCGGGGAATATCTTTGCTGAAGTAGACATCGTAGAGGGCCATGCTGGGCTCCCATCCGGCGGCGGTCAGCTTTTCCATGGCGTCGGCGATTGTATGCAATCTCTCTCTCAGTTCATCCCCTTTCGCCTTGACCATGGCGGCGTCTATTTTGTCTCCGAATTCCCATTCGGGTTTTCCGAAAAAGTAGATGGATAAGCTGGCCATATACTATCGCCTCCTCATTGGTTTTTTCACAAATGAAACGAATTGAAAGGCATAAAAACGTTCCCGTGGTGGGCCGCCGAGCCTCCGCCCAACCAACCTTTATAGGGGCGAATGGGTACCATCATCATGGCCCACCCCAAAATGGAATCCTTCTTCGCGCGCATGGAGGCCCTCGAGCTCGCCCTCGCTTTCGAGGATGTGCGCCTCGCCACCGCGTATTCGGACATTCGTCTGGAGGCGATTGAGACCAACTCCTTCTTCTCTAAGAACGTCCCCGTCAAGATTCCCATCATCAGCGCCGCCATGGATACCGTCACCGATTCCCGCATGGCCATTGCCTTGGCCAAACTGGGGGGTTTGGGGATTATCCACCGAAATCTTTCGCCCGAACAGCAGGCTAAAGAAGTGGCCCGGGTGAAAAATCATTTGAATGCGCGCATCCAGAACCCGGTGATGTTTCACCAGGATGATTCCATTCGGCAAGTCCTCCAGACTCGGGAAGAAAAGAATTTTCCCTTCCATACGTTTCCAGTTCTCAATGCCCATGACGAATTGGTGGGGGTGGTGACGGAGAATGATTTCGATCTCATGGCCGACCCTGAACAACCTCTTTCCTCTATCATGAGTGCCCAACCCGTGACGGCGCCGGTAACCTGTACCGTGGATGAGGCGTATCAGATCATGCTCACAGAGAAGAAGAAAGTCCTCCCCCTCGTGGATGAGAATGGAAAAGTAAAAGGGTTGTATGTGTTTCAGGACGTGAAGACCATCGTGAAGGGGGAACGTTATCGGTTCAACCTTGATTCCAATGGGCAGCTACGTGTGGGGGGCGCGGTGGGTACGGGGGAAAAAGAATTGGAGCGCGTGCGCGCATTGGTGAAAGAGAATGTGGATGTTGTAGTAATCGACACCGCCCACGGCCACTCGAAAGGGGTTCTAACCATGGTGAAAGCCATCAAGGGTGAATTCCCCTCCACCGATGTGGTGGCGGGGAACATCTCCGAACCCACGGGGGTGGATGATTTGATCAAGGCCGGGGTGGACGGAATCAAGATAGGTCAGGGTCCGGGGAGTATTTGCACCACGCGCATCGTCGCGGGGATCGGGTGTCCACAGGTAACCGCCATTTTCAACTGCGCCAAGGCCGCTCGAGGGAGCGGGGTTCCCATTTGTGGGGATGGGGGCATTACCTATTCGGGAGACATTACGGTGGCCCTGGCCGCCGGCGCCCACACCGTGATGGTGGGCAGTCTTCTCGCGGGCACGGCGGAGTCCCCGGGGGATATTACCTATGTGGATGGGAAGCCCGTGAAACGCATCCGGGGAATGGGAAGTTTGAGTGCGATGAAGGAAAGCAAAGCCTCGCGGGAAAGGTATCGTCAATCCCACGATTTCAAGAAATTGGTTCCGGAGGGAATCGAGGGAGTCGTGCCCTATCGGGGAAACGTGGAGGATTTGATGGTCCAGCATCTCGGGGGGTTGCGCGCGGGCATGGGCTATGTGGGCGCTTCTTCCATTCCGGAGCTCCATGAAAAGGCCTATTTCCGCCGCATCACCCATGCGGGGCAGAAGGAATCCCACCCCCATGATATCCATTTAATTACGGAAGCCCCCAACTACCACCGGATCAGGTGAGGTTGGCGTATGCAGAAAGGATTGGCAGACGTATTAGGGAACGCCCGCACGGTGGCCGTCGTATGCAACCAGTGGGGGGACACCGGGAAGGGGAAATTGATTGATTTTTTGGCGAGCGATTGGGCCGATATTATTGCCCGCGGCACCGGTGGGGCGAATGCCGGCCACACCATTGTGAAGGGGGATGATGAATACGTGTTTCATCTCATTCCTTCCGGTATTCTCCATGATGCCAATGGAAAAATCAACATCATTGGGAATGGGGTGGTGCTGGATCCCCGGGCCTTGCTGGAGGAGATGGATCAATTGAACCGCGCGGGATATTCCTACTCCCATTTGCGCATCAGCCTGAATGCCAAGCTCATCCTCCCCCACCATATTGTTCTGGATCAGGCGCGCGAATCCATATCGAGCGGGAAAATAGGAACCACGGGTCGGGGCATCGGTCCTGCTTACGAGGATCATGTGGCCCGCCGCGGGTTGGTGATGAATGATCTGGCGAACCGCGATGTTTTCGTGGAAAAATTGGGAAAAAACATCGCGTGTGCCACACGGGAATTGAGGGGCATGGGTCTGGATTCCCAAATAGTGAAATCCATTTTCAATATTCCCCGCTTGCACGGGGGCAGGTTCTACAATGAAACCACCATTTTCAATACCCCTGAAATCATTGCCGCCTACCTGGATGAGATGGGTCCGCGATTGCATCCGCATATCGCCGACACCGAATCCTTCCTTCGTGGGCAAGTGGGGAGGCAGAACATCCTTCTGGAGGGGGCGCAGGGTCTATTGTTGAGCGTCGATCACGGAACCCGACCCTTTGTGACCTCGTCCGATCCATCAGTAGGAGGTCTTGCCAAGGGCGTGGGTCTCCGGGAGAAGGACGTAGACTATTGTTTTGGCATTGCCAAAGCCTACATGACACGCGTGGGCAACGGTCCCTTTCCCACCGAGATGGGGGGAAAGGATTCGGAAAATCATTGTGATAATCATTTGAACACCAGAGAGGCCGAGCATGAAAAGTTTGGGGAGGCGCATGTAAATCATACGAATGAACTGCTTCAGGGTATTGGTTTTCGGATCACCGGGAAAGAGTATGGGGCGACAACGAAGCGTCCGCGACGCACGGGATGGTTGGACCTGGTGGCGTTGAAGTACGCCCTGGACGTGAATGGGAAGGACATCTTCCTCACCAAAGTGGATGTGTTGGACACGTGTTCCATCATCAAGCTGGCCACCGCCTACCAATACCATGGACCCCCCTACCAATTAGGGGATAAACCCCTGAGAAAGGGGGATGTTCTTGAAACATTTCCCACGGACTCCCATGTCCTATACCACGTGACGCCCCGCTATATCGAGTTGCCGGGCTGGGAAACCCCCACCCATGCGGCACAAACCCATGCTGAGCTTCCTCAAAATTTGATTGAGATGATCCGCCTGATCGAGGATACCACCGGCGGAAACATCGTTGGCATCTCCAACGGCCCCCGCCGCGAGCAAATAATATTCTTCGACCAAAAGGAAAGAGCAAAGATTCCCCCCATCCGCGAGGCCATCGGAAAGTGAGAACTCAGAGTGTAATTTGGCCCGATGTAGCGACAGTAAGACGTTATGCTAATTCGAGTGCAGTAGCCTATTTTCTATCCTTAATCAGACATGACTAAAAACCATGCTTCCTGAGTCTCTTGTATGTTGGATGTAGAATTAGACCTAAAAGCGAAAGATGGTCAACGCCGAAAAGCGACCAAAATGAATGCAGCTACTGCGCCCTATTTCGTGGACTTTTTAGGAAAGAGGATAATGGTCTATCCACATGTTTTTTACCCAGAAATTGATACTGAATTATTGGCAAAGTCTGCTAGAGTTAATCCATCGGATCGCGTGTTCGAACCTTTTGCTGGAACTGGTGCCATCGCTATTTTTTTGTCTAACCAATCTGCAGCGGTTGTTGCTACGGATGTAAATCCTGATGCCGTGAAAAATATTTCTGAAAATATTCGATTGCATGGTTTAGAGAAAAAGGCACGAATCGAATTAGCTAATATATTCCCCTCTAGTAATGAAAAATTTGATGTGATTGTTGCCAATCCTCCATATACGGATCATGAAGCAAAAAACATAGAAGAAAAGTCCATGTGGGATAAAAATCACGAAACTATAAAGAATTTCTTTCGTGATGCGAAAAAGTATTTGACTGCAAAAGGTAAAATTTATTGCTCGTGGTCTAATTTTGCTGATTTTGAGTTTTTGGAAAAACTTGCAAAAGAATCAGGTTATTCAATAAAATCAGTTAACGAAGTAGCAAAAGTTTGGCAGATTTATCGCGTTTATGAGATAGAGCCATTATAGGTGTGCGGCGTCCGTGAGATGCCTCGTCAGTTTGAGTGCAGTGCCTTTTTCAGATAAACTATCCGACATAACTAAAAATTGGGAGGTCGACATGCACAATTTAGTCGATAAGTGCTTTTTCGTATTGTTTCTTGAATCGTCTTAC
Proteins encoded in this region:
- a CDS encoding adenylosuccinate synthase — encoded protein: MQKGLADVLGNARTVAVVCNQWGDTGKGKLIDFLASDWADIIARGTGGANAGHTIVKGDDEYVFHLIPSGILHDANGKINIIGNGVVLDPRALLEEMDQLNRAGYSYSHLRISLNAKLILPHHIVLDQARESISSGKIGTTGRGIGPAYEDHVARRGLVMNDLANRDVFVEKLGKNIACATRELRGMGLDSQIVKSIFNIPRLHGGRFYNETTIFNTPEIIAAYLDEMGPRLHPHIADTESFLRGQVGRQNILLEGAQGLLLSVDHGTRPFVTSSDPSVGGLAKGVGLREKDVDYCFGIAKAYMTRVGNGPFPTEMGGKDSENHCDNHLNTREAEHEKFGEAHVNHTNELLQGIGFRITGKEYGATTKRPRRTGWLDLVALKYALDVNGKDIFLTKVDVLDTCSIIKLATAYQYHGPPYQLGDKPLRKGDVLETFPTDSHVLYHVTPRYIELPGWETPTHAAQTHAELPQNLIEMIRLIEDTTGGNIVGISNGPRREQIIFFDQKERAKIPPIREAIGK
- the guaB gene encoding IMP dehydrogenase — encoded protein: MAHPKMESFFARMEALELALAFEDVRLATAYSDIRLEAIETNSFFSKNVPVKIPIISAAMDTVTDSRMAIALAKLGGLGIIHRNLSPEQQAKEVARVKNHLNARIQNPVMFHQDDSIRQVLQTREEKNFPFHTFPVLNAHDELVGVVTENDFDLMADPEQPLSSIMSAQPVTAPVTCTVDEAYQIMLTEKKKVLPLVDENGKVKGLYVFQDVKTIVKGERYRFNLDSNGQLRVGGAVGTGEKELERVRALVKENVDVVVIDTAHGHSKGVLTMVKAIKGEFPSTDVVAGNISEPTGVDDLIKAGVDGIKIGQGPGSICTTRIVAGIGCPQVTAIFNCAKAARGSGVPICGDGGITYSGDITVALAAGAHTVMVGSLLAGTAESPGDITYVDGKPVKRIRGMGSLSAMKESKASRERYRQSHDFKKLVPEGIEGVVPYRGNVEDLMVQHLGGLRAGMGYVGASSIPELHEKAYFRRITHAGQKESHPHDIHLITEAPNYHRIR
- a CDS encoding class I SAM-dependent methyltransferase, with the translated sequence MLDVELDLKAKDGQRRKATKMNAATAPYFVDFLGKRIMVYPHVFYPEIDTELLAKSARVNPSDRVFEPFAGTGAIAIFLSNQSAAVVATDVNPDAVKNISENIRLHGLEKKARIELANIFPSSNEKFDVIVANPPYTDHEAKNIEEKSMWDKNHETIKNFFRDAKKYLTAKGKIYCSWSNFADFEFLEKLAKESGYSIKSVNEVAKVWQIYRVYEIEPL
- a CDS encoding ribonuclease P, with product MATPNRFVRPLTGQQKIAVERMFRLDELAAEEVNTNPARSKRYVELIQGLSTRFRVAIPDEVRNHFCKGCGNYWVYGENVSIRVKGKTKNFVCHICGKLTRRKMISNLAISPLT